The Nycticebus coucang isolate mNycCou1 chromosome 5, mNycCou1.pri, whole genome shotgun sequence genome window below encodes:
- the PRUNE1 gene encoding exopolyphosphatase PRUNE1 isoform X2, producing the protein MEDYLQGCRTALQESRPLRVVLGNEACDLDSMVSALALAFYLAKTTEAEEVFVPVLNIKRSELFLRGDNVFFLQKVNIPEAILIFRDEIDLHALHQAGRLTLILVDHHILPKSDAALEEAVAEVLDHRPIEQKHCPSCHVSVELVGSCATLVTERILQGAPEILDRQTAALLHGTIILDCVNMDLKIGKATLKDSQYVEKLEALFPDLPERNDIFDSLQKAKFNVSGLTTEQMLRKDQKTIYKQGIKMAISAIYMDLEICEILERSLSPSLKLTPASSTHPNLQAYLQGNTQVSRKKLLPLLQEALSVYFDSTKTPSGQPETVVVSREQVDKEFDRANNSLIPGLSQDEEDPPLPPTPMNSLVDECPLDHGLPKLSAEAVFEKCNQISQSESVTASLAKK; encoded by the exons ATGGAGGACTACCTGCAGGGTTGTCGAACTGCGCTGCAG GAGTCCCGACCTCTACGTGTTGTGCTAGGAAATGAAGCCTGCGACTTGGACTCCATGGTGTCTGCTCTTGCCCTGGCTTTTTACCTAGCAAAG ACAACTGAGGCAGAGGAAGTCTTTGTGCCAGTTTTAAACATAAAACGTTCTGAGCTATTTCTACGGGGTGACAACGTCTTCTTCCTTCAGAAGGTTAACATTCCAGAGGCCATCTTGATTTTTCGGGATGAGATTGACCTCCATGCATTGCACCAGGCTGGCCGACTCACCCTCATACTTGTTGACCATCATATCTTACCCaa AAGTGATGCCGCCCTGGAGGAGGCAGTGGCAGAGGTGCTAGACCATCGACCCATAGAGCAGAAGCACTGCCCTTCCTGCCATGTTTCAGTGGAGTTGGTGGGGTCCTGCGCTACCCTAGTGACTGAGAGAATCCTGCAGGGGGCGCCAGAGATCTTGGACAGGCAAACCGCAGCTCTTCTGCATG GAACCATCATTTTGGACTGTGTCAATATGGATCTTAAAATTGGGAAAGCAACCTTAAAGGACAGCCAATATGTGGAGAAACTAGAGGCCCTCTTCCCAGATCTGCCTGAGAGAAATGACATCTTTGATTCCCTACAAAAGGCAAAGTTTAATGTATCAG GACTGACCACTGAGCAGATGCTGAGAAAAGACCAGAAGACCATCTATAAACAAGGCATCAAGATGGCCATCAGTGCCATATATATGGATTTAGAG ATCTGTGAAATCCTGGAACgctccctctctccatctctgaaGCTGACTCCTGCCTCAAGCACCCACCCTAACCTCCAAGCCTATCTTCAAGGCAACACCCAGGTCTCTCGAAAAAAACTTCTGCCTCTGCTCCAGGAAGCCCTGTCAGTATATTTTGACTCCACAAAGACCCCTTCAGGGCAACCTGAGACAGTGGTTGTGTCCCGGGAGCAGGTGGACAAGGAATTCGACAGGGCAAATAACTCCTTGATTCCTGGACTGAGTCAAGACGAGGAGGACCCTCCACTGCCCCCCACACCTATGAACAGCTTGGTGGATGAGTGCCCTCTGGATCACGGACTGCCTAAACTCTCCGCGGAGGCTGTCTTTGAGAAGTGCAATCAGATTTCACAGTCAGAGTCTGTCACTGCCTCCCTGGCAAAGAAGTGA
- the PRUNE1 gene encoding exopolyphosphatase PRUNE1 isoform X1: MEDYLQGCRTALQESRPLRVVLGNEACDLDSMVSALALAFYLAKTTEAEEVFVPVLNIKRSELFLRGDNVFFLQKVNIPEAILIFRDEIDLHALHQAGRLTLILVDHHILPKSDAALEEAVAEVLDHRPIEQKHCPSCHVSVELVGSCATLVTERILQGAPEILDRQTAALLHGTIILDCVNMDLKIGKATLKDSQYVEKLEALFPDLPERNDIFDSLQKAKFNVSGLTTEQMLRKDQKTIYKQGIKMAISAIYMDLEAFLQRSGLLADLHAFCQAHSYDVLVTMTIFFNTHNEPVRQLAIFCPHLALRMTICEILERSLSPSLKLTPASSTHPNLQAYLQGNTQVSRKKLLPLLQEALSVYFDSTKTPSGQPETVVVSREQVDKEFDRANNSLIPGLSQDEEDPPLPPTPMNSLVDECPLDHGLPKLSAEAVFEKCNQISQSESVTASLAKK, from the exons ATGGAGGACTACCTGCAGGGTTGTCGAACTGCGCTGCAG GAGTCCCGACCTCTACGTGTTGTGCTAGGAAATGAAGCCTGCGACTTGGACTCCATGGTGTCTGCTCTTGCCCTGGCTTTTTACCTAGCAAAG ACAACTGAGGCAGAGGAAGTCTTTGTGCCAGTTTTAAACATAAAACGTTCTGAGCTATTTCTACGGGGTGACAACGTCTTCTTCCTTCAGAAGGTTAACATTCCAGAGGCCATCTTGATTTTTCGGGATGAGATTGACCTCCATGCATTGCACCAGGCTGGCCGACTCACCCTCATACTTGTTGACCATCATATCTTACCCaa AAGTGATGCCGCCCTGGAGGAGGCAGTGGCAGAGGTGCTAGACCATCGACCCATAGAGCAGAAGCACTGCCCTTCCTGCCATGTTTCAGTGGAGTTGGTGGGGTCCTGCGCTACCCTAGTGACTGAGAGAATCCTGCAGGGGGCGCCAGAGATCTTGGACAGGCAAACCGCAGCTCTTCTGCATG GAACCATCATTTTGGACTGTGTCAATATGGATCTTAAAATTGGGAAAGCAACCTTAAAGGACAGCCAATATGTGGAGAAACTAGAGGCCCTCTTCCCAGATCTGCCTGAGAGAAATGACATCTTTGATTCCCTACAAAAGGCAAAGTTTAATGTATCAG GACTGACCACTGAGCAGATGCTGAGAAAAGACCAGAAGACCATCTATAAACAAGGCATCAAGATGGCCATCAGTGCCATATATATGGATTTAGAG GCCTTTCTGCAGAGGTCTGGCCTCCTTGCAGATCTCCATGCTTTCTGCCAGGCTCACAGCTATGATGTCCTGGTCACCATGACTATCTTTTTCAACACTCACAATGAGCCGGTGCGGCAGTTGGCTATTTTCTGTCCCCATCTGGCACTCCGAATGACG ATCTGTGAAATCCTGGAACgctccctctctccatctctgaaGCTGACTCCTGCCTCAAGCACCCACCCTAACCTCCAAGCCTATCTTCAAGGCAACACCCAGGTCTCTCGAAAAAAACTTCTGCCTCTGCTCCAGGAAGCCCTGTCAGTATATTTTGACTCCACAAAGACCCCTTCAGGGCAACCTGAGACAGTGGTTGTGTCCCGGGAGCAGGTGGACAAGGAATTCGACAGGGCAAATAACTCCTTGATTCCTGGACTGAGTCAAGACGAGGAGGACCCTCCACTGCCCCCCACACCTATGAACAGCTTGGTGGATGAGTGCCCTCTGGATCACGGACTGCCTAAACTCTCCGCGGAGGCTGTCTTTGAGAAGTGCAATCAGATTTCACAGTCAGAGTCTGTCACTGCCTCCCTGGCAAAGAAGTGA
- the PRUNE1 gene encoding exopolyphosphatase PRUNE1 isoform X3: MRLTSMHCTRLADSPSYLLTIISYPRLTTEQMLRKDQKTIYKQGIKMAISAIYMDLEAFLQRSGLLADLHAFCQAHSYDVLVTMTIFFNTHNEPVRQLAIFCPHLALRMTICEILERSLSPSLKLTPASSTHPNLQAYLQGNTQVSRKKLLPLLQEALSVYFDSTKTPSGQPETVVVSREQVDKEFDRANNSLIPGLSQDEEDPPLPPTPMNSLVDECPLDHGLPKLSAEAVFEKCNQISQSESVTASLAKK; encoded by the exons ATGAGATTGACCTCCATGCATTGCACCAGGCTGGCCGACTCACCCTCATACTTGTTGACCATCATATCTTACCCaa GACTGACCACTGAGCAGATGCTGAGAAAAGACCAGAAGACCATCTATAAACAAGGCATCAAGATGGCCATCAGTGCCATATATATGGATTTAGAG GCCTTTCTGCAGAGGTCTGGCCTCCTTGCAGATCTCCATGCTTTCTGCCAGGCTCACAGCTATGATGTCCTGGTCACCATGACTATCTTTTTCAACACTCACAATGAGCCGGTGCGGCAGTTGGCTATTTTCTGTCCCCATCTGGCACTCCGAATGACG ATCTGTGAAATCCTGGAACgctccctctctccatctctgaaGCTGACTCCTGCCTCAAGCACCCACCCTAACCTCCAAGCCTATCTTCAAGGCAACACCCAGGTCTCTCGAAAAAAACTTCTGCCTCTGCTCCAGGAAGCCCTGTCAGTATATTTTGACTCCACAAAGACCCCTTCAGGGCAACCTGAGACAGTGGTTGTGTCCCGGGAGCAGGTGGACAAGGAATTCGACAGGGCAAATAACTCCTTGATTCCTGGACTGAGTCAAGACGAGGAGGACCCTCCACTGCCCCCCACACCTATGAACAGCTTGGTGGATGAGTGCCCTCTGGATCACGGACTGCCTAAACTCTCCGCGGAGGCTGTCTTTGAGAAGTGCAATCAGATTTCACAGTCAGAGTCTGTCACTGCCTCCCTGGCAAAGAAGTGA